The window aaaatattagtgaAAGTTTTCTTGTTTACTCACCAGAGGGTTTGGATGGACGAAATTAATTAGGTTTAGGTGTGTGTGGGTCATCTACTATTTGCCAACAATTTGCGTgagcaaatatattttttaatactgtatatagTAATACGATTGTGAGTATGGTAAATCAGTCAATATTGTGAGGTGTTTTATTGGGCTTTTTAGGTATAACGAAATGAAATACCGGTAGACAACTGGAATCTTGGTTATAAATGGTATGCAAAAAAacttgatattctttgcaaAATGTTTCTAGATTAGATGGGATTGATTGATTTAATAATTTGATGTCAAATCATGCGTTATCGATCACCCATTAACTCGATAAAACATTTAATTTGGTAAATTGGGtgctaatattaatattgttatcgtcgtatattttattcttaatttctttttcttttggcaAGGATTTAATTTCTAACCTTAGTTGTAGATTGCAAAGAGCTTTTGATGCAAGTAAGAGGaggattattataattattaatttaatatatacgtgtattataattaaaacaatttttcttttcttaattaCCGACAGTTGAAAATTTAAAGAGATTGTATCATGTCAATTTAGTGGGATATTTCTGAAAAAATCACGTGAGTAAAATTCAGATAAATTAGATGAGCAAAACTCGACGAAACTGGGATAGTATATATAGAACTTGGAAAaactttgttaaataaattatgccccaaaattttaattttgtcaaGTATACTTTCGATGACCACTTAGTTcttctttataaattttaatattaatcatattaaATTTCTGGACGGATATTTGAACAATGTaaagatttatatttgaaaattattgaactCATAACGAGATTTTCTTTGTCATTTCCTTTATTGAAAagaataagagcatctccaacggtgttgacTATAATCGTTGGTTAAATTAGACCTGTaatacattatgtaaaatttggtgaatctgtaagacattttgtttcaatggtactggctatattggttggctataatttaaaaatagtatgttattaatattttaaattgttaaaatagaatatatcagttcaatatggtaataaatgatgtacaatcttcctgcagattttcttacagacctatagaggttcgacaaatttagccatccataggagattggctaaatttatagacaacaggtgagcatggttggagttgagtttttggagttgttggctaaatttttttattttaagtatgccaactcactttttagccaagggttttagatgattggagatgctctaatagaCTATATCTTGTTACTTTTATAATTTATctaatattgaaaaaaattattattttaccgaATTTTATTTATCACTTATGTATAATGTGATGACAATCTTGCGACTGtttcttattttcattttttttttcttttcgctTACCCTTACATCTTTTCGTATCACAATTCACAAGAAAACAAATTCACCACCGAACAAAATTTTTTGATCGCAGAATTCCGTTGGAAATCACGAAAAATATTGAACTGGACCGATCtgtaaaaataagttgtgaTTTTGCACGgtttagatttaatttattttatccacTCGTAAAAGGTATTGTAAAATGTATagctcttttattttttaatttgtttgggCATCTTATTTTTAGATGCACTTATGTAATTAGTACTATTCATTTACATTATTTATCCCGTATAAAGTGGTCTGACCCTTTTATCACAATCACAATTTCATAATGACTCAAATATGATATAGtgttatatgatttattatctGTATTTTCTttaaaggaaagagaaaagtaCTCTATGGTATAATGTTTATGATTCTTTTTAAACTTACAcccaaataaaatatttaaattttccggtgttttattttataaatcgcAACACAAATAACGGAGACATTCCAAGCTCCAAATTCCGAATCATAATATTCAAACTTTTTCCCGAATATAAAATGGAATTCTAAATTCTAACTTAAAAACAACACAAGCAAATTATTCTCATATAAAATTTCCATTATTTTGACTCCAATAACAACAACTTGCGAAGATACAATTGCAAAGTACGATGTGTTTCACCACCTTCACGTCGCCACCAACAAAAACACCAAAGGAATCATCAACGACAATGCGAATGACGAATAAGCCCCCGCAGCTTCAGACGCCGGAGCTGTGTGATTCTGCTTCACCTCGCTACTCCATTTCGTGAACACTTCCATCGCCGCGATCATCGGCGGCAAACTAGACTCTTTGGTACGCATCAATGTTATATTAATACTCGGACCTGAAACCGCCACTGGATATTTCGTAACTACTGAGGTCTCGCCAACACTTGGCGCTTCCAGCGTCCCCTGATCCTCACCATCGATCTCGATTCTCATGATTCTGGTTTGATTAGAGTTTTTTATGACGAGTTCTGTTATGTAGAACACAATGTAGGCTGATTGCGAGGTCCGTTGAGGAAGATCGACTGTGAGAATGATGGGATCGGAGCCGTTGGATTCGATGGAATCTCTGAGTACGATAGTAGGAGGGGAGTTCTCGTTTGTTGCAGTCACATCGATGAAACCTGTAGAGTTGTGGCAGTTGGATAGCGCAACTCCCTTGCTCCATATACGGTTGTGAAGCTCGTCGAATCTTAGAGGATCAAACCTAAAGTACGTATTAACGAACTCTTGGTTCAATGTATAGAGGGTCGAACCTTGTTAAGGACAAGGCTGGTGTGTGCGAGTGTTTAATTATcaagaaaaaaatatgaaatacatAGTTTTGAGCTATTCAGCTTTCTGGATTAtaacatttttcttaatatgtctAGCCCTTTTAACCATTTGATGGGATTCGTCCTGCACTTTTTAATTGCTTGACGGGGTCATGTTGCCCGTCCTGCGGTTGAAAAGtgctaaatatattaaatttttgttataatcctggccGTTGGATATTTATCCGACGACTAAAAATAACTTGCCAGTTAAAAGGTGGCAATCGATTGCCGGGACCAGAATCCTTCATAAATCTATAGTTGTTAATAATAAGTTGATCATGAGAAGCTGAAGTATACCTGATTTCTTCGCCTCCAAGGTTGGTCCGAGTGACAAGATTATATGTGGCATTTTTCTCCATCTGGGAATACATTTTGTCCGATAAAACCACAGCTTCTAGTGAACTGATAAACGGTACGCCTCCATCTTTAATCTGCTTCAAgcagattttaaaaaatcctGATCCgttgttttcatacatgattTCTTCGTAAAATGGTTCACCATTATTTCCTGACGTATCAACAGTTGTCCATTTTACATCATTAATGAAGAGATCGAACGTGGGAGGGCTGGAGAGACCGTCATAGTTGCCATAGTAAAAACCAGCCCGGATGATGTATCGAATAGTTTGTGTCTCAGCAGGAACAATGTAGCAGTTATCTTGGCTGCTGTTTGGAAAAACCCTGAGGGTGTTGAATTCTTCCCTGCTTGTTCCTTTCTGAACCTGCTTATTCGATCCTGTTTGCGTGTAATCAGAATCAGGATCCCAGAGGAGCGCTTCATCCCATCGTGGATCGTTTATGCCACAATCAATTATAATCCACCCAGTGATATCCAAAAGCCCAACTGCagaattcaaatatataaattatatggacTCTCAAAcactatttttttacaataaaaatggTATGAATGCTTGCAGTATCTTGTTTGTTTAAGCTAGAAATTTTAGTGCTACGTGGTTCTATGACATACCACCAAGTCACCAACATTCGACCTGATGAGACGTGCATAAACTTCAGAGTGATAACATTGAAAACCAAAGTTGAGTTTACAGTATAAAGTTTGTCACGAAAGTTAACGTTATAGATCTCTTTATCGATGCCTGGTTGTAGCAGGCAAGTCATGGATCAGTACCCCAGAAAGCTCATTATGTAACACACAATCAAGAAAATTGGTGCAGACCAGCAGGGGGGCTAATAACTAGTGATCTTATATCTAGAAGAAAAGAATTCAGGATTGCACTTCTTAAGACTTtataacaaaaacaagaaaaggcTTCAAATAGTTAATTTCTGCAGACAACCATTACCATAAAACAATCTGTAGATCCCAATTAAGTAACGAAAATGTGATGATATAATAAATGCATACAATACTAAACTCAATGCAAGAATAGCAAATTACTTTGGGAAAAACATATATGCGACTGCAAGGCCAAGAACAGGAAAGATATCCATCCAGCTTTACTCATTGCGTGCAAGTTCACTGAGAAACGTATGTCAGAGAGCTTGATGGTTTCGCAAGATTTAGTTGAAAGAGGAGGTAAAGGGTCTGATTTATAGTGCAAACAAGAGGCACCGTTTTAGAATGTCTGTTTTGTAGTAATCATCAAACAACCGTCTGAGGTAAATTTCCGACGAAGATTCATGATAAATGTATTACAACATTGTCTTCACcggtttaaaatatttaaagccTGTGTAGGCAGATGCGGGTATTACCAATGGAACAGAGTGATAAAAACAAATCTTATTGGAGATCCTCGACAAACTTCTTTTACTGAATAGATTTTACAATATATACAAAACAATTGGAATGTGCCTTCACTCAAGCATATAAACATTTCAAGAATTTTCTATGAACCCCCAATTTCTAGGAAGATGAATTCTTTGTAAGAATCTTTTTTAAGTTACTGTGGCTTTGTTCCCCTCTCAGAAAAAAGATCACCAGGCAGACCGGCAGAGTGTGTAatcacttgaattaatttctaGTTTTTACTGATTTCACCTCAAgcaaattttattttgacattGGGAACCTTAGAAACTGCCAAGCAAGCATTTATCCTTTCCTTGCAGGCCAGTCAGCAAGATATAAACTTATATAGCGAACTATGGCCTAAAGTACCCAGGTTTTCATCCTAAACTTCAAGTCCTCCGCTTGAGTTTATGAATGAATCTGCGACTGATTTTAATATGAACTATGGCCTAAGAGATCCATCACATTGGTCGCATGCAAATTGCAAAGTGAAATCAAcacaaaacatatttttttgctatttcagtcatataatataatttcaatgGGGCCTGTTTGTTGATGTCTTCTTTGATTGATATCCAAAAATTTACATTTAGTGTCCGTTCTGAGTTCATTATGCATCGTTCATCCTAGTGATCCACACTTGAACAGAACGATGAGTGACTTTTGAACTTAAAATGGGTTTTCGAGTTGGAGGAAACATTAAAGATACAATACGGTCTAATTAAGTTATATTGTGATCTTAAAAATGGTGATAACTTGATAGCTCACTATATAAATTTACAATATGTTTTATGTTAATTGGAAAAAGCTTATCTTTCAGCTACTTTActgttgataaaattttagaacTTTAATGTTTTGATAGTGATTCTGAAATTCCTTTCCATCTTTATCTTgagtcaaaatattaaaaattgttttcatattaaaaaggaaaaatggAATTCCAAACAAGTACACAAGAACAAAATCATATATTCTCAGATGAAATTGTCATTTCCAGGTTTAAGTTATCAAAGATATGTGACCTTTATTGTAGTTACCAAGATACCATTGTCCATTGTGCTTCACAATGTGTTATACCACCTTCATGCTaccaataaaaatacaaaaggaATCATCAGCGAAATCGCAGATGTTATATATACCCCAGCAGCTGCAGCCGAGTGATCTGTGTGATTCGCACCTGTATCCCATTTTGTGAATACTTCCATCCCAGCTATCATTGGTGGTAAAGTAGAATTTTTGTCGCGTGTCAATCTTATATTAATAGTTGGACCTGATACAGTCACTGGATACTTGGTTATTACTGCGGTCTCTCCTTTAGATGGCGCTTCCACAGTCCCTTGATATTTCCCAGCAATTTCTAGTTTCATAGCTCTTCTTTCAATAGAACTTTTTTCTTTTAGTTCTGTTACGTAGAAAACAAAGTAAGCTGTTTGCGGGGCTGATTGAGGAAGATCAACAGTCAAAATGATTGTATCTGTGTCTGTAGGTTGAACAGAATCCATAAGTACAAGATAAGGAGGGTAGTTCTCAATTGTGGCAGTCACGTCTGTGTAACCAATGAAGTTGTCGCAATTAGATGGTGTAACTCCCTTGCTCCATACACGGTTGTACATTTCATCAAATTTCAGAGGGTCGAatctgaaatatataattttgagctTTTCAAAAGTTCAATAGTCCATAACAAATCGTATTTTTTGTGCTGTGTAACAAACTTGATCATAAGACAACGGAGATCATACCTGATTTCATCCCCTCCAAGGTTGGTCCTAGTGACAAGATTATATGTCGCGTTATCCTCCATCTGGGAATACAATTTGTCCCATAAAACCACAGCTTCAATTGAACTGATAAATGGAACTCCTCCATCTTTTATCTGCACTAAGCAAATTTTGAAAAACCCTGATCCATTGTTTTCATAATTGATCTCTTCATAATATGGTTCACCGTTATTTTTTGACGTGTTGACAGTTGCCCATTTTACATCATTAATGAAGAGATTGAACGTGGGAGGGCTAGAGAGACCGTCATAGTTGCCATAGTAAAATCCAGCACGTAGTATGTATCGGATAATTTGTGTCTCAGCAGGTACAATGTAACAGTTATCTTGGGTGCTGTTTGGAAAGAATCTGAGGGTGTTAAACTCTTCCCTGATTGTTTCATTCTGTACTAGTATATTTGAATTCGATCCTGTTTGAGTGTAATCTGAATCGACGTCCCACTGGAGCATACCTTCCCATCGTGTCTCATTCGTGCCACAATCAATACTCTGCCACCCCGAGACATCCAAATTTGTATCTGTACATAATTCAAATGTATGATGAACATAGTCAGATTAACTCTCATTTACAGAGATGAATATGATCTTTATGTAGGCTAACATGTTTCTGGAAAAAACTAATTAAACACAACTATGTTCTAATGAGAAAATAACAGCATTAGGTAACATCACATTAACAAACCAGAGTATCAATAGTATCCATCTCAGTATCTTaggataaattaaataatttgagtaCTAAAACTAGACTTTATAAATTAACGCGCATTCTTTTATGAATCAGTTCTCAGAAACACATTACCAACTTACCAGCTGAGCAAAAATATACAGAGCAGCTCATGAGCAAGCCAGTGGGGAGAAGGTAAAAAACAGATAAGTCTCTAAGTTTCACTTGAAGCAAAAGCGTGTAATTTAATTTCTGCAATCgactaataacaaaataaaggGAACACAAGCATGGGCGTCATCAGATTGCTGGTTCCACTCAGATTAATAGAAATACAGCAATCCATAGCTCCTAATCAAGTGACATGCAAATTGAATTGATAACATGCatgcaaaattaaaaaataattaattgcaAAAAGGAAATTACTTTGAGCAAAAGATTGAAGCAATTGCAACGCTAAGAATGCCAGATATATCCACCCAACTTTCGCCATTGCATTCAAATTCACCGAAAAGAGGTAAAAGGCTTTTCTGCTACTGCAATATTTACTCAAAGTAGAAGTTATATGGTTCGATTTATAGTTTGGGGAGGGAGCTGAGGGATGGAGCAAACAAGGAGGcacaatttttaatataaacttTTGTAGTATTCATCAAACAGCTTATGCATCTGAAGAATAATTTTCCAAAGAAATTATTTGATGAGGCTAATGAAGTGCCTAGGAAATTTTGTCAACATTGGTTATACTGGTTTAAACTTTAAATAATAGCAGAGCATAGGCAGACACAGGAATCATGTACGGAACAAAGATATAGAGAACAAATCTTGGTGTGGGGGAATCCTTTACAAACTTCTTCGGTGTAGATTTTACAGTATGCATAAAATATTGGAATGTGCACTCTCTCGagcatataaattttattgaattttagtGTATACTATACGCTGTTTCCTGGAGACAACGACGAAACCTTCCTGATATATTTTGTTTGCCTTTTTAGTTCACTACGGTTGTTTTTCCTTTCTAAAAGAAGAACCCTAAGCAGAGTCTGAAGCACTGATCTTATTCCTTGCAGTTCAGATACAAGAACATGTATCAACATCAAAAACTATGGCCTAAATTAGCCAGGTTCTCATCCTGAGCTTCAAATCATTTGCTTGGGATTCATCTATAAATGTATGTCTGGTACTATCGTAAGAAATGCTTATCTAGTTGGTTTAAATATCTCGGCCAAAATTTAGAGAAAATTCATGATTTTTTGTGTTGAATGTAAAAATGACTATGAAAAAAAATGCTTACCTGAAAATCGCATCTTAGATTCAATCAAGAGTGGGCTATATACATAAGCCATTGCAGTCTGATAACTAATTATTTGAATTTCTTCTAATCAGCTCAATTCCAGCCTATAATAAAATGTAGAAACTTTTAAATAGTTATATTTATCAGCATACCTTGTAATTTTTTAGAAAAGCTGAAAGATAGTTGGACCAGTGAGTATGCCTAATGATAATCTTTATTTTCATCTTCAGTGGCGGAACCATGACTAAGATTCAGAGGGTCTGAAATATTTCGTtatccacacttgtaaatatagctttctcaatatatataatcatactaTTATTACTATCATTCAGTCATGCATCTCCCATCCTATTACGCTGATAAGTCTTGATTGTTTTCATAGCAGAAAAAACTCTCTCATCAGTAGCGGTGGCAACTCGTAAAACCAGCGCTAACTCAACTACAAGATACACTAAAGGATTAAGAAGTGTGTCTGTGTGTCTTAACCATTTTATTACCAAAATGTCGAAGTCCAGATAAATTTTTATCCGTTCTCACATCATAGATAAAATTGTCTAACTAATTTGACAACAATTCTAGGTCTAGTGAAGAGAAATCTTCTGGATAAAATTGTGTAAGGCGGACAAGTTTTGAGTTATCGAAACTTGAAAATGAATTCCTATGGTCCAAAGAGACAATACAAAATACCAACTCTGTTATTCCTTCTGTAAAACGGTTATCCTTCTCTTGGAAATAAGATCAATAActtgttaaataaaaataatagtaaaCAAGTTTTATAGCAGTGAGCATCTTCTAAAAATATCTCCCATTCTTCTTCCCTTAATAGctgcaatttaattttcatacTTCCAATCATTGTCCTAGCACTTATAATATTCTGAGTTCTTTGTTGTAAAGCTTCTGACAAACCATTAGTAATTGCCAAGATAACTTTCATCAAATGCAACATAGAgacaaatttaaatgtttctaTTTTATCAAGTAAGCCTTCTGCAATATCTTTCAATTCTTGATTGTTAActattatcttttatatgttttaatattttttttacaagataAGTCCCTCACATTTATAATTCAGCGGGGctagaaaaattatattgacattaCTAATTCAGCGGAggctaaaaaaatatatactgtTTTTTGGAGGTTaggggctctagcatccctAGCCctcctctggttccgccactgttcATCTTTATTGCAGTGAAttaagttttcaaaattttgtactGTAATATTAAGTTTCGTACCTTATATTTCAGTTTGTCCTTTACAAAAAGAACATGAACAATTTACCAAATTTAGTATACATCTCAGGTTCGGATTATCATTTTcagatgaaattttcatttacaggATTAACTTATTAAAGATGTGTGacctttattataattttacgACGATAACATTGTGCTTCAAATGTCTCTTACCACTTTCATGCTACCAATAGAAGCACAAAAGGAATCATCAGTGAAAATGCAAATGATATAAATCCCCCAGCAGCTCCAGATGACGGAGCTTTGTAATTCTGCTTCACATGTGTAGCCCATTTTGTGAATACTTCCATTGCAGCTATCATCGGTGGTAAAGTAGAGTTTTTGTCGCGTGTCAATGTTATATTAATAGTTGGACCTGATACTATCACTGGATACTTGGTTACTACCGTGGTCTCTCCTTTAGATGGCGCTTCTACAGTCCCATGATCTTGCCCATCAATTTCTAGTATCATGGTTCTTCTTTCATCAGTATCTTTTTCAAATAGTTCtgttatataaaaaacaaagtAAGCTATTTGTGGGGCTGATTCAGGAACATCGACGGTCAATATGATTGTATCTGTGCCCCTGGGTTGAACAGAATCCTTAAGTACAGGATCAGGAGGGTAATTCTCATGTGCTGCAGTGAAGTCTGTTAAACCAGTGATGTTGTCGCAATTATATGGTGTAACTCCCTTACTCCATATACGGTTGTACTTTTCATCAAATTTCAAAGGGTCGaatctgaaaatatatatttttgagctTTTCATAAGTTCTCTAATTTTAGGACAGAAGTAAAGTATAACAATCATATTGTAATTTTCAACGAAAAATGAGTGAAAGGAGCTCAAGATTTAGATGGATCATACCTGATTTCATCCCCTCCAAGATTAGTCCTAGTGACAAGATTATATGTTGCTTTATTCTCCATCTGGGAATACATTGGGTCCCATAAAGCCACAGTTTCAATTGAATTGATAAATGGAACTCCTCCATCTTTAATCTGCACTAAGCAAATTTTAAAAACCCCTGATCCATTGCTTTCATACATAATTTCTTTGTAAAAAGGTTCGCCATTATTTTTTGCTGTGTTGATAGTTGTCCATATTACATCATTAATGAAGAGACTGAATGCAGGAGGGCGGGAGAGACCGTCGTAGTTGCCATAGTAAAATCCAGCCCGGATTATGTATCGAGCAATTAGTGTCTCAGCAGGCACAGAGTAACAGTTATCTTGGATGTTGTTTGGAAAGAATCGGAGGGTGTTCAACTCTTCCCTGGTTGTTTTGTTCTGTACCAGTATATTCAACCCTGTCTCAGTGTAGCTTGAATCCATTTCCCACTGGAGCATGCCTTCGTACTGGGTCCTGTTCGTGCCACAATCAATACTCCGCCATCCAGATATATCTGATGGCGAATCTGTACATAATTCAAATGTATGATGAGCAAAGTTAAATTTTGTTTCATTCATACTATTATGTTCAGGAGATAATATCAGCACTCATGTGAAAAACATTAACAAACCAGCGTATAAAATTTACACATATGTTTCTAATGTTTTGAATACTAACACTCAGATTAATGAAATTAACATGCATTTTCTTAAGATGATAGGATCACTTTGTAAATAGGTGGCCAGTTCATAGCAGATTTTCTATGGATCAGTTCTCAGTGGCACATTTTGCACAAACCAGCCGAGTAAAAATATACCATAAAGAGAGTTTCCAAGTTTCAGCGAAAGCAAAAGTGTGTGAATTTAAATTTCTGCAATCGACTAGTACCATAAAGGGGGACAGGGGCATAAGCATGGGCATCGATGTATTGCACCCATAGCTCCCAATCAAGTACACGTGTAAACTTAAATTGATAACATGGatgcaataataaaaaaaaaaaattgtaaaaaccAAATTACATTGGGCAAAAGATTGTAGTAATTGTAAGGAAAGAAATGCCAGATTAATCCACCCAACTTTCGCCATTGCATGCAACTTCACTGAAAAGAGCTAGAAGAGTTTATTACTATCACAAGATTTACTTAAAATAGAAGACAAATGGTTGATTTATAGTTTGGTAAGGGAGGAAGGGGGAGAGGCAACAAGGAGGCAAAATTCCTTATTAGGCGGTTTTGTAGTATACATTAAACAGCTTATGTATCAGAAGAATATATTTTCAAACAAATTATTTGATGAGGCTAATGAAGTGCCCAAGGAAATTTGTTGGCAATTTTATAATACCCGAGCATAGGCAGATGCAGGGTTCTTGTATGGAACAAAGATATGGAGAACAAATCTAGGCGGGGATCCTTTTACAAACTTCTTCTGTGCAGATTTTACAGTACatacaaaatattggaataagTACTCTCTCTAGCATAATTCTATTGAATTTTGTGTATATTAGACCAGGTTTCCGGCTTCCAGGAGAGCACGATGAACCCTTGCTGTTGCTGATAACTTTTTGGTTTTTCAGTTCACTGAGGTTTTTCCTTCccttttgaaaagaaaattcaTAAAGCACTAATCCTATTCCTCGCAGTTCAGACACCAGGACACATACTTGCATTAGAAACAATGGCCTGTTGAACACAGATTTATCTACATTCGGTGTCTGGTTTGCTGCTATTCTGATAAATGCTTCTACTTTCATTTAGTTGGTTTAGATATCCGAGTTAGAGTTCAAAGAAAATTCAAGATAGTTTATGTGTGAATATATGAATGCCTGAAAATTAGAATGTGGATGATGAAGTGAGTTCACTGATCCAATAAAACTGGACATGATAGAATATATTAATCACTAGAAGAAAAATGATATGGTCCCTGTGAAtctaatgttaaaaaataatgaaatagaGAATGTTTAGAgtatcaaatttataaagagAAACATGATGAAGAAGAGTTGCAAGTCATCTCCAatcacaattttataaataaagcaatttcatcttcatttttcacctttttttcattttatatcttgattccatctccaaccattactttattttataaataaaacaacTTTTACTTTATATG of the Daucus carota subsp. sativus chromosome 4, DH1 v3.0, whole genome shotgun sequence genome contains:
- the LOC135152435 gene encoding probable LRR receptor-like serine/threonine-protein kinase At1g07550; the encoded protein is MSKAGWISFLFLALQSHICFSQIGLLDITGWIIIDCGINDPRWDEALLWDPDSDYTQTGSNKQVQKGTSREEFNTLRVFPNSSQDNCYIVPAETQTIRYIIRAGFYYGNYDGLSSPPTFDLFINDVKWTTVDTSGNNGEPFYEEIMYENNGSGFFKICLKQIKDGGVPFISSLEAVVLSDKMYSQMEKNATYNLVTRTNLGGEEIRFDPLRFDELHNRIWSKGVALSNCHNSTGFIDVTATNENSPPTIVLRDSIESNGSDPIILTVDLPQRTSQSAYIVFYITELVIKNSNQTRIMRIEIDGEDQGTLEAPSVGETSVVTKYPVAVSGPSINITLMRTKESSLPPMIAAMEVFTKWSSEVKQNHTAPASEAAGAYSSFALSLMIPLVFLLVAT
- the LOC135152405 gene encoding probable LRR receptor-like serine/threonine-protein kinase At1g07550, which gives rise to MAKVGWIYLAFLALQLLQSFAQNTNLDVSGWQSIDCGTNETRWEGMLQWDVDSDYTQTGSNSNILVQNETIREEFNTLRFFPNSTQDNCYIVPAETQIIRYILRAGFYYGNYDGLSSPPTFNLFINDVKWATVNTSKNNGEPYYEEINYENNGSGFFKICLVQIKDGGVPFISSIEAVVLWDKLYSQMEDNATYNLVTRTNLGGDEIRFDPLKFDEMYNRVWSKGVTPSNCDNFIGYTDVTATIENYPPYLVLMDSVQPTDTDTIILTVDLPQSAPQTAYFVFYVTELKEKSSIERRAMKLEIAGKYQGTVEAPSKGETAVITKYPVTVSGPTINIRLTRDKNSTLPPMIAGMEVFTKWDTGANHTDHSAAAAGVYITSAISLMIPFVFLLVA
- the LOC135152409 gene encoding probable LRR receptor-like serine/threonine-protein kinase At1g07550, producing MAKVGWINLAFLSLQLLQSFAQYSPSDISGWRSIDCGTNRTQYEGMLQWEMDSSYTETGLNILVQNKTTREELNTLRFFPNNIQDNCYSVPAETLIARYIIRAGFYYGNYDGLSRPPAFSLFINDVIWTTINTAKNNGEPFYKEIMYESNGSGVFKICLVQIKDGGVPFINSIETVALWDPMYSQMENKATYNLVTRTNLGGDEIRFDPLKFDEKYNRIWSKGVTPYNCDNITGLTDFTAAHENYPPDPVLKDSVQPRGTDTIILTVDVPESAPQIAYFVFYITELFEKDTDERRTMILEIDGQDHGTVEAPSKGETTVVTKYPVIVSGPTINITLTRDKNSTLPPMIAAMEVFTKWATHVKQNYKAPSSGAAGGFISFAFSLMIPFVLLLVA